Within the Hevea brasiliensis isolate MT/VB/25A 57/8 chromosome 2, ASM3005281v1, whole genome shotgun sequence genome, the region AAACTAGAAAAGCCGGTGTTCATTGGGCTCGCATGTGGCCCCTCTTTGttatctccttcttcttcttcttcggcTGCTAGCACCGGCGaagatttcttgttaatcaaattCAAATGACCCACAATTCAATCTTGTTGGCAAGTTTGAAAAAAGGTGATTTACGTGATAACAGGAGACTTTGCTTAACTCGATCGAAAGAGAAAAAGAGCAAGGGTTAATATGGGTATTGTGCCTTTTTTATGCTTTGCTTAACTGCAGGAAAAGCTTCATAGTCTCATAGCCCTCTCTTTATCTTCGAGTAAAGTGCTTGCCACTCAGCCACTACAAGTTTGACTATGGAACTTAAATTTCTTGTGTGTGATATACTGAATCAATGGAAGTGGAGATTTGAGGTAAAGCAAATTAAGCTTATTTCCTACTGGTGGTTGGCAGCACGTCGATGTTCTCTCAATTTAGCATTGACTGTGGTTTGATATAATTGATAATATTAGaacataaattatatatatgataCTCAATTTAgagttatataataataaataatatgtgAAGtctaatttataatacaaaattttttaatatttaatttaaataatataaaattcctTGTAAATTCTAGTAACtaattttaagttatttttgTTGATGTAATACttatcatattaaaatttatatatttatttttaatttgacacttatcaaaaaaaattttaattttattttctatctACCCATAATTTTGACGATTTAAATTGTACAAATTACTAATAATATAAACTCTATTCACCCAATACTAtcaattcataaaaatataaattttcaatatGTTAGcataaataactttaaaattaaCTATAAAGGTTactaattaaagaaaataagttttatattataaattgaaatttaagtATTTTATCATTATAACCGTAATTTTAAATACTTTTTGTATAATTTTTTCTAATCTTAAATGAGaaaataagtatatatatataacgtGTGCCCTGCAGTTAAAGATTTATTGAATACATTGTTATATGCAAAATGGATATACCttagtaattaattataaaatttaatctaattaataGTCACaatacaattaaaatatttttttccttTAGGTTGGGGTTGGCTTGTCAACTTGGAAATGCAATATTCCAACCCGCTGGGAGGGCCCAATTCCATCGTCATAAAATCCCCCACAACCCAGAACTTCAGTTCAAATTCCAAAGTGACAGtggtcttttttttttcaaatttaccATTTTCCATATGTGTAGTAATGACTACATTATTTGGTCTTAATAACCTCAATAGGACTATGGCGCGGAAGGAGACGGTTTGCTTTTCTCTTGGGCAGCATTCacattacataattaaaaaaaagctaTTATTTGGCACATTATAATCTGATTTTGGAGCAACACCTGTGTAAGTTTAGTCTATCACGTATCCATAAACcaatttaatgataatttttatattatttattataaataagtGAGGCATGTATTCGGATATATACATCTgttcaatttataaataatatattatctaatatcataataaattatatctaaaattataatatatcataaatatgacatgtggtatatgtgtgtgtgtggggAAGTtgttaattttgaaattttttaaattcaagTATTTTTGGCTTGGAatattgaatttttaattaaaactGTACAAAACATGGAGATGAATCCTTAACTGGAGCGTGCAGATACATGTCATGTACTGGTTCTAGCATGATTTAACGACACGTTGAGGATCAATTGTTTAACTATATATTTGCTTCAagcatgcatatatatatatatcatcagCAAAATTGGCCTCTCTGTGGTACATGGGAGAAAAAAGCGTGGAGACGGCCACATATAATAAAGGGTGGTGCAGGGAACCCCATGATGAAATGCTTTATCCTTTCCAATAGGGAGAACTTAATTGGTCTTTGCATCGGCTGCTCTATGCACGCATTCACTTGAAGCCAATTCTCAAAGGAAGCTGAGTCACGTTCTTGGTGCATGCTTTGACATTTCGGATTATATATAGAAGAGCAGAAAAGTTTTAACGCAGCAAATCCTTACTTTCCTTTCATATATTTGCATTTTCCAACTAGCTAGAATTCACAGATCACAGAAGCAGAAGCAGAAGCAGCATGGGAAAATTTGCTCACCAGACTATATATGTTCTTGAGTTAATGGGGGGTGAAGGTTGATGATCATGACGGGATTATTATGTCACCAGTTTGTGGGTCCATCTCACTTATCCATATTTGTACTAAAATCACCATGATCATCATGTCATGTAATAATGGAGATACTTTGAAGGATTGCTCCAGTGGGTACATAATCCAATATGGTATCCCAGCAGATGTGCATTTTGGGAGCTTTGGTCACGCAACAATAGGCTAGGTGGATTTGATTGCTTCAAGCAACTTAATTAAAAGAGAGGCAAGAGCTACTTTTTGTCAAACCTGGAGCAAATTGTACCAATAAGGTGGCTGGACCATAACCCAAAAGTCATTACATGCCGACGAATAAAGTAATTAAAACCAAGTGATTGAACTGTGAGCGATGCCATCGGCTTTTTCTTTTTTACATGCTTTGACCAAAATGAAATGTAATGCCTTCATGAGAATATGAAGAATGCTAAAAGAAACGTGTTTTAGCAATTAAAcacatataattattattattgatactaTAGTTAtatgtctcagtctctgaatttATCAGTTTATTGCTATTATATATGGAATTAAGAAAACTTAGTAGGCTCAATTTGACATAGTTATCAGATTCAGTATGGAGCTTCATCTGGATGAGGTAAGCTTGGCCAACGGATTGATCAAATGTGTGGTTTTAGTTTAAAGTTTAGAAATTGTAATAGCAAGATCTTAAGGTTTCAATTTCAGTATCATCAAATCTAATTgttgaaaatttttatatatatatttttactcttattaaaaaaaaataatctgAAACTGAACTAACTTCTAACTTTGAGTTGAGGATTCAATCGATATGTTAttaacaaatttattaaatattacattaattaatataaataaaatgattttaatgAACTAATTGTCATTTTGAAAATCaaaatttcattatttatttattatgcaacatttatatatatcttaataatatatttaatttttacacaaaaatattaaaaatagaaaatattctcagatttttttttcattttcagcatttattaaaataaaataaaaatatttatataaatgaatatttattttggaCGCAGGTATTATAAGTTTTATCTATATATAAGAAttagtttaataattatttatcacattaagatttatatatttattattttaattatatgtaCATATTAATTGATgatatacaaatttaatttaaaaatgattattttttttatataaaattaaatatatattaatttcagCCTTCTAATTTGAAGAATGAGGGTAATTGGGTAATAATATAATCAGATTGTTAGAAAGGGAAATCAGTGGATGGAAGTACCCAAGGACCTTGGACTGGGTCTACCAACCCCCAACAAAACGGCATTTACTGAGGCTTCATAGAAAACTCCTTTTTCTCAAAGCAAGGAAGGAAGAGGTTACTTTCCGACTCATTTCTCACCCTTCATTTCCCATCAGACATTTCAACAAAAAGATCCAATTTTAAAGGAGAGACTTACCCTAAAAATAAGTTAAAAGACctcttttcattattattatttttttttatttaaaattaaatcaattcttggaagaaattttttaaaaaagctgTAGCCGGTCCAGCCGGCGTGCTAAAGTTGACAGAATCACAGAATctccctctttttttttattttttattattgttaggGTGGATCAGAAAATCAATAGAAATACCGGAAAACTGGGATGTGTTGCATGACACGTGGACAACTTGGAGATGTGGATTGATTTGATTTGGCTGTCTATGGTTATATGTCACAGCCAGGGGATATTAAACCTGTGAGGTCATTTTCTGAATGGAGGACAGACACCCTTGGTGGTTTTATTTTTGTGCTTCGTCGTTACAACAAACACTGACAGTTTTCTTGACTTGTACAAGTAAGCCAGCGCCCAGCGGTTTGTTCTGGTAATCTCCAATTTATTTCCTAAAATATCCTTTATGGTTTtgccaaattaataaaagaaaacggACAGGGAGTTAGGGGTAATATGGGAAAGAGGAGAGTggttaaagataaaaaaaaaggaTGGCTAGGAATAAATACAGAAACGGGCAAGCCTCGCATGTTACATGTCGTTCTTTCTCACTTCGTGCACACGCTTTTATTAAGTTTTTATTAATTGTATTTATTGccgttttaaagaaaataaattactcTCCAACCAAAAAATTGCATTGTATATGTCTCTTGGTGGAGGAATGCTTGTCACCAACTCCTTTTTTTTCTACTCTCTCTCACAGCTTCTTTAAAACTCTTTATCAGAGTAAAAAGAGAAATCCAGAGCTTGTAACCTCAAGGAGTGAGAAAGAGATAGCTCTGTTTCTTTCTGGGTAAATGGACATGCACAGATGTAAGCTCTGCTTCAAGAGCTTCTCTAATGGAAGAGCTTTGGGTGGTCACATGAGGTCTCATATGTTGAATCTGCCATTTCCTccaaaaccagaaaaagaaaaagaacaacACCCACCCATTCAACCCAGTGAAGACACTAGGTCAGCTTCTTTTTCGGAGGAAGAagcagaagaagaggaagaagataaGAGTCTTTGTTATGGGTTGAGAGAGAATCCCAAGAGAAGTATTCGATTGGTAGATCCTGAGTTCTCTTTTGCTGCCGATGCTGCCTCTGTTCTTCAAGATAGAGAAAGCGAGACTGAGTCCTCCAAGAACCCAACTCGAAGACGATCTAAACGGACTCGAAAACTTTTAGAACACCCATATCAACAGCATAGACAAGAGCAAGAGAGCAATATAAAGAAGATTAATTTTAGCAAATTTAGTAAGACCGAATCATGGGCTGAGGCTGAACCAGTGAGTTCAATCTCTGATACAACAGCAGAGGAAGATGTAGCTTTCTGTCTTATGATGCTTTCAAGGGACAAATGGAAGAAAATGGAACAAAAAGAACAAGATGAGGAAGCAGAAGATGAGAAGTCCATTGAGGAAACAGATGAATCAGATGAGTTCAAATCTTGCAAGACAAGAACTCGCGGAAAGTACAGGTGTGACACATGCAAGAAAGTATTTAAATCTTATCAAGCTTTGGGTGGACACAGGGCAAGTCACAAGAAGCTCAAAGTTTATACACCATCTAAAGAATCAAACTTGGAGTCATCTAATGTAGGAACTTCAAGTTCTATGGCAGAGAAAAAAATTCATGAATGTCCATATTGTTTCAGAGTATTTTCATCTGGACAAGCTCTGGGCGGTCACAAGAGATCGCATTTAACTGGTGTAGCTGCAACTCCTGCTAGAAGTTCTTCAAAGATCGAAGACAACTTGAATTTAATAGATCTTAATCTCCCAGCTCCAATTGATGATGATGATCTTAGCCAAATCGAGCTATCTGCGGTATCCGATGCAGAATTTGTCAACCACATCAAGAGGTGAGTGTTTCCTTAATCTGCAAAGATATTCGAAAAAGAAGGTTGGATCCAAAAGTAAAAATCTTTTGGCTACTTTTGCGTTTTGGGATCTAAAATCATGCGAATTTGTTAGTTTTAATTGAGTTTTATGGTTCCTGTTAATTTATCTAGACTATTTATCggttcaaattctaacagtaattcATTTCTTAGTCCTGTCTCCTGTCGTGTTTCTGTAACAAGCCGAGTTAGAACATCCATGAATATATTTACTTAAAAGCATGCTTTTTTTTAAAACAGAATTAACAGTAAGAATTCTGGGTTTTTGTTttcaaaaagaacaaacaaattaTGAAGCTTGGATCGTTAATGAAGTGCTAAGAATTCTTGGTAATGGGTAAGCTGTTATAGCTTGTTGCTTCACCGATTGTTTTCTGCATTTAAAAAATAGTCATTCTCTTCGAAGGAAGGAATATCAAAACcttgtatttttattaataagaaaaataaattccAACACCTGTCACTAGTGGCATTGTACAGAGTTGACGAAGAAGAAGCCAATTCCACCTTATCTGCAACTGCTTCGTTTCCAATCTCTTTTCCTACTTTCTCGCTCTCATCTCAGCATTTTCTTGCTTCTCTGAGTCTAAGCTTTACTTGAACAGTACAGATCTGCTACAAAAGCAGAGATCAGAGATAGAAATGGCATTTAATGACACCAACAGACTTGAGGCTGCATGATCTGTTGCACATTTAATATTTTTCAATATGTTGGAAATCTGAAAAGCTGAGCCTGAATGACAGAGAGAAAAAATGCAAAATCCTCTGTTTTCTTTACCTTTTTACTGAGACATACTATAGCATGTTTAGTTTGGCGTGATCAAAGCATTCTCTCCAAATCAGGCTCAGCCTCGGCATCAGTACAAATGTATGGAAACTTCGATCACATtcattaaatttctagttattaatCTTGATgggttattaaattaataatacaaATTTGTCCATTTAAGTGACAGAAAAAGTGAATTCCAATCTCTCTTGAAAATAAGTGTTTTTAAAGTATTAATTATATGAGTATTTAttcgaaattaattttttttaaaagtttaaatttttaaaatctttGAAACTCTGATTTCGCGATGTTTTGATATTATCTTTCGGatgtttttattttatcttaattttttttaaaattcattttatacTCTTTCAAACATAGTATTAATAATTTGGTTTATATTTTgacttaatttaatatcaattattctaAAATATCCAATTGTGTAAAAAAAAAGGGGCAAATGAGCCTTAACTTCATGTGCTTATATATTTCTTGGAACTACATAATTATACTCATTGATAATTGTGAATATAAGAGACAAAATTAATAAAGTGTATATCTAGAGTTAAAAgcaaactttttttttaatacattTTCGATTTAATTTATTGGATAATCTGTGTTGTCTTTCACTGTACTTTTAAATaagaataatatttaattattatattgatGTAAAAATCGAATTGACATTAGATAAGGTCATCTTATCAAGTTAATCACTAAATTATCATGTTCAGTGACATTAAAAGTAAATTTATGTATTATGGAAAGGAGAGtttatatataattgaaatttaccatattataaaatttaaaattttgaataggGAGATCTCATTTGTAAATTTTAGGTTCAGATGCCTTTAATTTCAATTGACGAAAAGGGAAagttcattatttttattttctggaAAATAGTATTGATGATTTGGTCAGATTTAGTCATTTAACTatgagcatatatatatatatatatatatattttgctaTATAACTATTTTCAAGTGATAACTAGATTTTATAATTTGATCACATGAGGAATCCGACCTTCCATGATGATaaacatttttatttatttattttttaatttcttactgGGAATCATAATGAATTTACTCTGATAGTTATATGTCAAAGTTATTTTGTACATAATTTTTTTACTTAACCGTCCAATTTTTCTTGAACTTTCTCATGAATACTTTGGTGAGATATGTGGCTGGAATGGATTTTTCGCTTCCAAAGAAGAAATATCCTTGATTCTTTGCCCATTTATAAAGGAATTTTCCTCTCAAAAgaagggaaaattataaaatataatataatatttttgttttaatacatttattaaatatataataattatatcaaataaattatatgacaataGATTAGGTTTTTATGGTATTTGATCCGATCAAATTCTAAAAAGATTAATTCGAGTAATGCATAATTAAATTTgggataattttatatttaaataataatatctgTTATGGGTTcgaatgaatttaaattttatgtatTGAGTATATGTTATTTGAAcgcttttatataaataattaattaaatataaaatatataatttttataataatatttacaaagtttatattttttattttaaataaaataaaatttaaatatttatgaaattattaaaattttaaaatataaattatgaataatAATTGAGTTTATGAGGAGTTtgattaattgaaaataaattttaattagatttgGTATAAATTTAAGTTTTTGAGTTCGAATAAGATAATTTTTAttggtattttatttttttgtaattgtaaattttatatttttttaattaaatttattgtattttaattatacaaaatttaaaacaacaaaattaattttttaatttcttaatcacaattctaaacaatctTAATTTATCAACTCATAAGCTTCAAAAAACCTCAAAAACAAAGAGTCAACAAATGCGATCATTTCCATTTTTTTCCCCTTATAAGCCCTCACAAACACTGCACCATCATCATCATTAACATCATTCAAAACCACTTTCCCCCTTTTACTCACTCTCTGTGATTCCCGATATAAGTTTACttctattattataaatattttaatattatataatttaagtatTTGAGGAAAAAGTAATATAACTTaacatttatataattaatattaaattaaattaattgcgAGAAAGACATTATATATTTAAGGGCATAGACTTCACCATAACAACCGTCAACTTCTAAGTGGTTGAAGGCACTAGGAAAAGGACTTGTCTATTAGACTTGGGATGACTTTCTTCATGTGCATTTGTTGGCATTGCAACTAAATTCAAGGTctacgctttttttttttttctttaattttaaaaatcatctaggtgaagtatatatatatatatataatcttaattGAGAATTGGACTCAaaactttataataataataataataataataataataatagatgcGAATCTAGTATGGTATAAATATTACTGAAAGGTTAATGTTGTTTCAATTTTGGCCACTAAGTGTGTGCGAGggcgagaagaaaaaaaaagtcaaaCAGGATCACTTAATTATATTTGTGCAACTTTGGTGGTGTATGTTACCTCAGATcttaatcataattaaatttaaatgaaagaTGTTGATTTTCTATTGCAGGAAGGAAGATTTGCATTACCTAGCATGTGAGCTAGTCCCCAATAGCCAAAACCACAGGAAAAATCTGATCCATACCCTTTTAATTTCATCCTGAGCTTGGAATTGGATGACACAACAAGACAATTTGCATAATTGATAAATTGAATGATTTTCTCTGCAAACAAACAAAAATTAGAACTCTTAAGACTTTTTGGGATATATATGGAAGACAGCTTATCCTAAACAAAAGCATTTTCTTTTTGGGTTGCATTGCAGCACACATGTTTTGTTTCCTTTCCTATGGTTCACGCTATACAAGCCATGATTCCATGCCCCTACTTGTAAGCATAATCACTCAATAAAAAAGCCACTGCCAAGTTAAGTAGTGTTCGTGTCTCGCATAAGAACTTCTCCAAACCAATCCAAGCAACTACCCATTTCCGATGCTCTTTTTTCTTTTGTCCTTCTTCTCCTTCACAGTTACTTACATTACATGTATATATAAATCAATGGTCCCGTCCCATAATAAAATGTTTTCAATCCTAGCTTGATAATGGCAGAAGATCACGTGTAGGGCGTGTGACACGAGAAGAGGAAAATTTGTGACGATGGTAGCTTTTGTACTGCTGAATTGCATTGGGATCTGCTTCTTCATCAGCTCCTCAACTTTCATTATTGCACATGCATCTTACCTTTAAAGTTAGCCCTCACCAAAAATGAACTTAATTGACGGGCCACTCTCATTGCAATTTgctactttctttttttttttttttttttcaagtcccttcagaaaaatgaaaaaaaagaaaattatctaGGCTTTATTCACACTCAAAACACAAACACGTAGATGTCGAGATTATATTTTGAATTAATGATAAGTCAGATTTGACAAAAATTTCCTTAGAAAAACATATTTCCAAGATTGAAACTTAATTTCAGTCTAACAAAGGTTTCCTGCCTGCCATAATATTTCAAACTTCAACGGTTTCGAATGGAAAATTTATAATATGGTTAAGTGTGACGGAAGACTACTGGTCTAATAATATACTAATCAATGCACGCATGGTTTGAATTAGATATTTAGACTGGTCAATTTGGTGGGCGTCCATTCATGTGTATTGAAGATTAAGGAGCACTGCCCTTTTTCAGTCTTTCACATGAGTTGAGCATGGCGTGAAGGCAGGAGTAAGAATGTTTCTTGATGGGAAAAACAAAACATATGCTATATGAAAATGGGTCATTAAGTTAGGCCAACTCGCACTCTTCTCTAAAGTTCTCATCACCTAAGTTAGTGCCACCAATTTGCCTCTTTTATGCCCTTGTATATATATTGAATTCTGCCATTAattactttaaaataataaaaatattttttttataatattctccctctctctctctctatatatatatatattaaaattgagccttcaaaataatatttttatctcatgttaatataaattaataaggTTAAAGTATTTGACCTGCAACAAAATTCATAATACTAAAATGTAAAATTACGTAATACATTTTATACTTTCTCGAAATAATTATTCACAAAACATCCACTGTGAATGAGCTAGGTAATCGATCTTCCTTTCACATCTTATAAGCTCTCTTAAGCTGGGCAGTCTTTTCATATGAGCCTTAAGAAATTTGGACTCGGACCAAACTTGGGCGCACCATGATTTCAAACCCTTGTGTTCctaaattgtaattaatattattattattattatttaatcattaagcatttaatttaattataatatatatatattttatttataatatatatgattatatattaatattaaaatatattaaaatttaagaagaataattaaatattttgcgtaaaaaataaaattagattcaaTATATTCGTTTTTAATGTTAAAAAGTGAAGTGTTCAACTATTGATATATctgtatatttttttttcatttataattctATTTGGAATTTAATAGTAGCaatttttttaagtaatttaTATATGTAATTGATTAACacataaaaattgaaataaattttaattttaaattaataatttcacATGTAAGACAACATAATTTATCTCCCATTCAATAATGACAATTAATTTTATCTAAGTTAAATTCAATTCTTAAAtattctaaattatatatattgatTATTTAATTTGAAGTTTAACTTATTAAAATTTGTAAACTAACAATTATTAAAGCCAAGGCCAGTCTTAGAACTGACCGTAGCTGCAGCCCATAGTAAAATTCTCAGTTCTGTATTGTTGCATGTAGTAGATACAAGCAGTTCTCGTATTTGGCGTCTGTTTCAGTCGTGGTTATAATCGAAATTACAATCACCTTCAAACAATTTTCCTTCCCA harbors:
- the LOC110663033 gene encoding zinc finger protein ZAT9-like; the encoded protein is MDMHRCKLCFKSFSNGRALGGHMRSHMLNLPFPPKPEKEKEQHPPIQPSEDTRSASFSEEEAEEEEEDKSLCYGLRENPKRSIRLVDPEFSFAADAASVLQDRESETESSKNPTRRRSKRTRKLLEHPYQQHRQEQESNIKKINFSKFSKTESWAEAEPVSSISDTTAEEDVAFCLMMLSRDKWKKMEQKEQDEEAEDEKSIEETDESDEFKSCKTRTRGKYRCDTCKKVFKSYQALGGHRASHKKLKVYTPSKESNLESSNVGTSSSMAEKKIHECPYCFRVFSSGQALGGHKRSHLTGVAATPARSSSKIEDNLNLIDLNLPAPIDDDDLSQIELSAVSDAEFVNHIKR